Proteins from a genomic interval of Desulfofustis limnaeus:
- the upp gene encoding uracil phosphoribosyltransferase, with protein MSVHIADHPLIKHKLGLMRVKDVTTKDFRDLASEVARLLTYEATKDLETQKKVIDGWAGPVEVQEIKGKKITIVPILRAGLGMLDGVLDMIPTAKVSVVGYYRNETTLQPVEYYVKMTSEMDKRIALILDPMLATGGTLLATIETLKRAGCQAIKGLFLVAAPEGLKRITEAHPDVEIYVASVDERLNDIGYILPGLGDAGDKIFGTK; from the coding sequence ATGAGCGTTCATATCGCCGACCATCCCCTGATCAAACACAAACTCGGTCTGATGCGGGTCAAGGACGTCACCACCAAGGATTTTCGAGACCTTGCTTCAGAAGTTGCCCGCCTGCTCACCTATGAGGCCACCAAGGATCTGGAAACCCAGAAGAAGGTTATCGACGGGTGGGCCGGTCCGGTCGAGGTCCAGGAAATAAAGGGAAAGAAAATCACCATCGTGCCGATCCTGCGGGCCGGATTGGGAATGCTCGACGGTGTTCTGGACATGATCCCCACCGCCAAGGTCAGCGTAGTCGGCTATTACCGCAACGAAACCACCCTGCAGCCGGTGGAGTATTACGTCAAGATGACGAGCGAAATGGATAAACGCATCGCTCTCATTCTCGATCCCATGTTGGCCACCGGCGGTACCTTGCTGGCCACCATCGAGACCCTGAAACGGGCAGGGTGCCAGGCCATTAAAGGGCTCTTCCTGGTGGCCGCGCCCGAAGGGTTGAAGCGGATCACCGAGGCTCACCCGGATGTGGAGATTTATGTGGCGTCCGTGGACGAGCGGCTCAACGACATCGGCTACATCCTCCCCGGCCTCGGGGATGCGGGCGACAAGATATTCGGCACCAAATGA
- a CDS encoding DMT family transporter, with product MTRLQANALLLLTAVIWGTTFVVQQVGTGGLQAIAFTGARSLVGALFVMPLALLQYRRVQRQERRFTAIDWLGILLTGTILFTGATLQQYGIFHTTVTNAGFLTALYVPLVPVISFLLLRRKVHWSVWPGSACCLVGTYIMSGAQGLDLRLGDSWVIASSLFWAFHVILVGTMAVRTKAPLVVACGQFVVCGLCGLLLGIIIEQPTLPDFRSGLFGILYAGLLSTGIGFTLQVVGQRFTHEADAAIILSSETVFAALAGVLFLSEQLGAGEYGGASLIFFGIMIVQLVPMFRRRARGLDE from the coding sequence ATGACCCGATTACAGGCGAATGCCCTCCTGTTGTTGACCGCAGTCATCTGGGGAACGACCTTCGTGGTGCAGCAGGTCGGCACGGGCGGTCTGCAGGCGATCGCTTTTACCGGGGCCCGATCATTGGTCGGGGCCCTGTTTGTCATGCCGCTGGCTCTCCTGCAGTACCGTCGCGTCCAGCGACAGGAACGCCGTTTCACCGCAATCGACTGGCTCGGTATCCTGCTCACCGGCACGATCCTTTTCACCGGAGCAACGCTTCAGCAGTACGGCATTTTCCATACGACGGTGACCAACGCCGGTTTCCTGACCGCCCTATACGTGCCGCTGGTGCCGGTCATCTCCTTTCTCCTGTTGCGCCGGAAGGTGCACTGGTCGGTCTGGCCCGGATCGGCCTGCTGCCTGGTGGGGACCTATATCATGAGCGGTGCCCAGGGGCTCGATCTGCGGCTCGGTGACTCCTGGGTCATCGCCTCCAGCCTGTTTTGGGCATTTCACGTCATTCTGGTCGGAACCATGGCAGTTCGCACCAAGGCGCCGCTGGTGGTTGCCTGCGGACAGTTTGTGGTCTGCGGACTGTGCGGCCTGCTCCTTGGGATTATCATCGAACAGCCGACGCTCCCCGATTTTCGAAGTGGTTTATTTGGCATCCTCTATGCCGGGCTGCTGTCCACCGGTATCGGTTTTACCCTGCAGGTGGTCGGTCAGCGGTTCACCCACGAAGCGGATGCGGCGATCATTCTCAGTTCGGAAACCGTTTTTGCGGCCCTTGCCGGGGTCCTCTTTCTCAGTGAACAATTGGGGGCAGGGGAGTATGGCGGCGCCTCGCTGATCTTTTTCGGCATCATGATCGTCCAGCTCGTGCCGATGTTTCGCCGGCGGGCTCGAGGTCTTGATGAATAG
- a CDS encoding threonine aldolase family protein, whose amino-acid sequence MDDRQTRKQLASDNNAGICPSTWRMISEANHGHAAAYGDDYWTKQAVQRFQALFGVDCSVFFVFNGTAGNALALASLCRPYEAVVCHRLAHIETDECSAPAFFGGGLRLLTGDGGGGKLTAEVVTEIVGRRDDVHFPAARVLSLTQATEAGTVYSLDELQQLTECARRHGLRVHMDGARLANAVATLGCSVQEMTVDCGVDVLCFGGTKNGMAVGDAVVFFDRELAAGFARRCKQAGQLASKMRFLSAPWVGMLDDGSWLDNARQANRCAARLEERLRALTEVEILFPRQANTLFVRFHEGVTQALYDRGWRFYVFQETGGARLMCSWDCDLETVDRFADDLRTILAERT is encoded by the coding sequence ATGGACGATAGACAAACGAGAAAGCAGCTGGCCAGTGACAACAACGCCGGCATCTGCCCTTCCACCTGGCGGATGATCAGCGAGGCTAACCACGGGCACGCCGCGGCATACGGCGACGACTACTGGACCAAGCAGGCCGTTCAACGGTTTCAGGCGCTGTTCGGAGTCGACTGCTCGGTTTTTTTCGTGTTCAACGGGACAGCCGGAAACGCGTTGGCCCTGGCGTCATTGTGCCGGCCGTATGAAGCGGTCGTCTGCCATCGCCTGGCCCACATTGAGACCGATGAGTGTTCGGCGCCGGCTTTTTTTGGAGGCGGTCTCCGGTTGCTGACCGGTGACGGCGGTGGAGGCAAACTGACCGCCGAGGTGGTTACGGAGATTGTCGGTCGCCGTGATGATGTGCATTTCCCGGCAGCACGAGTCCTCAGCCTGACCCAGGCCACCGAGGCAGGAACCGTCTACAGCCTGGACGAGTTGCAGCAACTCACTGAGTGTGCCCGACGCCATGGATTGCGGGTACATATGGACGGTGCGCGCCTGGCCAATGCGGTGGCGACCCTCGGCTGTTCGGTTCAGGAGATGACGGTTGACTGCGGGGTCGATGTCCTCTGTTTCGGCGGCACCAAAAACGGGATGGCGGTGGGGGATGCCGTCGTCTTTTTCGATCGTGAGTTGGCCGCCGGTTTTGCCCGGCGATGCAAGCAGGCCGGACAACTGGCTTCGAAGATGCGCTTTTTGTCGGCTCCCTGGGTGGGGATGCTGGATGACGGCAGTTGGTTGGACAACGCCCGGCAGGCCAATCGATGTGCAGCTCGGCTGGAAGAGCGGTTGCGGGCGCTGACTGAGGTGGAGATCCTCTTTCCCCGTCAGGCCAACACGTTGTTTGTTCGGTTCCACGAGGGGGTGACGCAGGCGCTGTATGACCGGGGGTGGCGCTTCTATGTGTTTCAGGAGACGGGGGGAGCCCGGCTCATGTGTTCCTGGGATTGTGACCTGGAAACGGTGGATCGTTTTGCCGATGATCTCCGGACCATTCTTGCCGAGCGGACCTGA
- a CDS encoding endonuclease/exonuclease/phosphatase family protein: protein MRGFRHLGKRIALLVGFGALCTVSVLWAEGLAVPEKAYVLSGNRDQVMVRAVAACNAEETRTDSHPPDSGKIDRSGFTVFSWNTQKGGDSRWYEDLRGLAAEADIVLLQEAVLDRRFRAGLRQLDRDWLLAPAFHTATDDVGVMSVARVRADSYCAAREPEPLIRIPKMALVSRYPLADSVEQLLVVNVHVVNFTVALDAVRRQVESIKEMIRDHRGPVVVAGDFNTWSTERTALIEAEMAALGLQAVSFQPDHRVRFFDRPVDGVYYRGLQVVDTTSYPVQSSDHNPLAVRFKMADDWRS, encoded by the coding sequence ATGCGTGGATTTCGGCATCTCGGTAAACGGATAGCCTTGTTGGTGGGATTTGGTGCCCTCTGCACCGTGTCGGTTTTGTGGGCCGAGGGGCTTGCTGTACCGGAAAAGGCCTACGTGCTCAGCGGTAATCGCGATCAAGTGATGGTGCGCGCGGTGGCCGCCTGCAATGCCGAAGAAACCCGGACCGACTCGCACCCACCCGACTCCGGTAAGATCGACCGTTCAGGGTTCACTGTCTTCAGCTGGAATACGCAGAAAGGCGGGGACAGCAGGTGGTATGAGGATCTCAGGGGACTGGCGGCTGAAGCCGACATCGTGTTGCTTCAGGAAGCGGTATTGGACCGCCGGTTTCGTGCCGGCCTGCGGCAACTGGACCGGGACTGGCTCCTGGCCCCGGCATTTCATACGGCGACCGATGATGTCGGCGTCATGTCGGTGGCCCGCGTCCGGGCCGATAGCTATTGCGCTGCACGGGAGCCGGAACCGCTGATTCGGATTCCGAAAATGGCTCTGGTCAGCAGGTATCCTCTTGCCGATTCGGTTGAGCAATTACTGGTGGTAAACGTGCATGTGGTGAATTTTACTGTTGCCCTCGATGCCGTGCGCCGCCAAGTCGAATCCATAAAAGAGATGATCCGGGACCACCGCGGTCCAGTCGTCGTTGCCGGAGACTTCAACACCTGGAGCACCGAACGAACCGCTCTGATCGAAGCGGAGATGGCAGCGCTCGGGCTTCAGGCGGTATCCTTCCAGCCGGATCACCGGGTCAGGTTTTTCGACCGCCCGGTCGATGGTGTCTACTATCGCGGACTCCAAGTCGTCGATACGACCAGCTACCCTGTGCAGAGTTCCGACCACAACCCTCTGGCGGTCCGCTTCAAGATGGCCGATGATTGGCGCAGCTGA